CTGGCGGGCGTGTGGCATGGCCGTGGCGGGGGTCATGGGGGTGGCTCCGGCGAAAGACCTCGATCCAGGGGGGGGGGGGGGCTGAATCGTAGCGGTTGTTACCGAATCTGAGCTAGCCGCCTGCGCGGGCCTGGTCGTAGCAGCGCTGGCTGCTCACCGCCTCGGCCAGCCCCGGCACCATCGGCCGCCCCTCGCGCACGGCGCTGCTCCACCACCCGTGCAGGCGGGCCACCGGAGCGATGCGGCCGTCCTCCCACGTGCGGGCAAAGGCCAGCCCGGCCTCCGGTTCCAGCCGGCGCAAGGGCTCTCCCGCCTGGGACCACCACAGATGGAAGCCGTGCACGTAGTCGCTCTGGTTGTCGGAGCCGAGCACGGCGGTGCCCTCCCTGCCGTAGATCTCGAGCCAGCAGCCGCGGCCCCGCCGGGTCACCGAGGAGAGGCACACCTGGGCAGGCACGCGCCCGCCGCATGCGCTCTCCAGCTCCAGCTGCACCAGGGCCGTGTCCTCCGCATCCACCACCCCCATCCGTCCGCTGGCCTCGGGCAGCGGGCGCTGGCGGATGGCGGTGCCGAGCCGTCCGGCCACCCGGTGGCTGGGACCCACCAGCCAGTGCAGCATGTCGAAGGCGTGGGTGCCGAGGGCCCCCAGCACGCCCCCGCCCGCGGCCGCCTGGGAATACCAGCTCCAGGGCCGGGAGGCATCGGCGCGGCTGCCCATCAGCCAGTCGAGCTTCACCAGCACCAGCTCGCCGAGGGCACCGCTGTGGAGCAGGCCGGCCAGCTGCTGGAACAGCGGCACGGCCCGGTATTCGAAGTCCACGGCCACGGTGAGGCCCCGGGCCAGGGCCAGCCGCTGCAGCTCCTCCACCTCGGCGGCGTTGAGGGCCACGGGCTTCTCCAGCATCAGGTGCTTGTCCGCCAGCAGCGCCTGGCGGGCCAGCTCGAAGCGGGGCTCGGGCGGGGTGGCGATCACCACCGCCTCCACGTCGGGCTGATGCAGCAGGGCGGCGAAGTCGGTGTGGCCGGGCAGCTCCGCCGCCGCGCAGGCGCTCTCCAGCCGCTCCGGGCGGGGATGCCAGAGGGCCACCGGCTCGGTGCCGGCGGCCGCCCTCAGCGCCGGCAGGTGCACCGTCTCGCCGAAGCCGAGCCCGGCGATCGCCACGCGCAGGGGCTGCTGGGGCAGGGAGGGGGCACTGGGCACCATGGAGGGTCGGCGGAGAGCTTCAGGC
This portion of the Cyanobium sp. NIES-981 genome encodes:
- a CDS encoding Gfo/Idh/MocA family protein; the encoded protein is MVPSAPSLPQQPLRVAIAGLGFGETVHLPALRAAAGTEPVALWHPRPERLESACAAAELPGHTDFAALLHQPDVEAVVIATPPEPRFELARQALLADKHLMLEKPVALNAAEVEELQRLALARGLTVAVDFEYRAVPLFQQLAGLLHSGALGELVLVKLDWLMGSRADASRPWSWYSQAAAGGGVLGALGTHAFDMLHWLVGPSHRVAGRLGTAIRQRPLPEASGRMGVVDAEDTALVQLELESACGGRVPAQVCLSSVTRRGRGCWLEIYGREGTAVLGSDNQSDYVHGFHLWWSQAGEPLRRLEPEAGLAFARTWEDGRIAPVARLHGWWSSAVREGRPMVPGLAEAVSSQRCYDQARAGG